tctgtctgtccttgtccacccccccacacacacacacccccactgtcccccacacacacaaacatgcacacacactcacacgcgcCATCACATATACACCCTCCtgctttcaattcaattcagtttcagtGCAAAAATGCATTATTTGTGTAGTTGATTACAGTGAGTCCTGATAGAAACAAGGCTGTTGTGCATGAACTCCTTTCTCAATAACTCTCTCCCCCGATCTTCATCCACCCCCCTTTTCTAGTGCGGAGGCCAGATAAACGGCGGCGACATCGCGGTGTTTGCGTCGCGGGCGGGCCACGCCGTGTGTTGGCACCCCGGCTGCTTCGTGTGCAGCATGTGCGACGAGCTCCTGGTGGACCTCATCTACTTCCACCAGGAGGGGAAGATCTACTGCGGCCGCCACCACGCCGAGAGGCTTAAGCCGCGCTGCACCGCCTGCGACGAGGTATGCGCTCAACACATGCGCACGCATGCATGCTAATGTGCTAGATCCACATACAACCTTCTTGAATGTACCTGCAATGTGGGACAGTGTCAGTGGAGctatttataatatatatatacgcaCTCGCACAtccacacgtacacacacggaACCGCTGCCATAGATACTCACAGGCTTtactccccaacacacacactttcactattCAACGCATGGGTTTTTCCAATGTAATGGGGTCAGCTCTCTATCGTCTAATCTCCCCACCATTAACACTCTCTTACACACTCTGCAAAGGGGGACAAGGACACTTTGTTTCAATTTACAGGGTGCTTAGTACTTAAAAGGAACCCCAGTGTTTTAACAGCGGcgtaattaaaagtaaaagcacCATCTAGAATTTGGCAACTCCCCGCACACATTAGCCTCCTACACAAGTCAATGACAAAGAGGATGATCTAAGAGTAGCAACCTGCAGAGGAGAAAGTGGTGCGtacaggggggggggaggggatggCAACCCAAGCCTTTGTCCTGTCATTCACCGTACAGTAATAAGCCGAAGGAGGTTTTACCCCTGAGGAGCCGTGATAAACGATACcgcacctctctctctaactccccCTACCTTCCTTAGATCATCTTTGCGGACGAGTGCACCGAGGCAGAGGGGCGTCACTGGCACATGAAGCACTTCTGCTGTTTCGAGTGCGAGACGGTGCTGGGGGGTCAGCGCTACATCATGAAGGAGGGACGGCCCTACTGCTGCTCCTGCTTCGAGTCCCTCTACGCCGAGTACTGCGACTCCTGCGGGGAACACATCGGTACGCTGCGCCGTGACACCACCGCCACCCACTTAGGAAAAaagatactatacaaatatcacagaaaaactaTAAAGTATATACACtaccctgtaggaatattataggaatagtgATACCAGGAGACATAGGAGAtatgaaaaataccataaagtatgatacgGTCACTATAAACTTGAGACCTACAGacacaagtccctataggaatataatTTGTAAGGGGATTTTTTTGTAAGGGGAAGATGAATGTGCAGCTGTTTCAGATGTAGTTACAAGTTTTAttgagggaggatggaggagtgaCCTGGTTTCTGTAGAGAGTAACAcagtggagaagagagagagctacagtaGAGAGGATGTGgcctgattttgtttttagcaTTTTATCACTGAATGATGTCATCCAAAAGTGGTCCAGTGTTAGAGGCGAGGGTACAGAGCAAAGGATCACAGAGACCTTAGCTCACAGGTAGAGTACAGGAATGTATATCATGCTGCATGAAGATAACCTGGGACAAGGGAATGGCCATTTCAAGAGACTTTTCAACTTCAAGATTTGTTTTCATCCcggtcacattcacacagtgttAATTGAATACAGTGGTTAtgttttcaaattcaaacatcTCACAAGCTGAGAACATTGCAGTGTTAAGCAAACTGAGAGAGGAACCTGGCAGTAAACCTTCCATATTAGCACCTCTTGGCCCCATGCCACCTCCtgttagaggtgtgtgtgtgtgtgtgtgtgtgtttgtgtgtgtgtttgtgtgcgtgtgtccctCAACAGGATGCCCAGCTGTGAGTTGGCACGTCCCTCTCAACAAATTTGCTCTGTAATTATTTGTCAGACAGGATACAGAAAAGTAtttggctaaaaaaaaactcaactgATTATAAATTGAAACCATCAGAAAACATGCTGAAACCAGATGGCAGCCATTAGCAAATAGCTGGTTTTCTTCCCCCCTCCGACAACTCCAAACATACTTAAAATGCAATGTGTTTATACAGTGCTGGGCAAGCTCCATAATGAGTTTGCCTCAAACTCAGTTAAGTGTTACAGCCTCAGGCTCCATTTTCTCACTCCATCTCACTCAACCACCAACTTGTAATATCCTACTCTGTTcccataaaacagcattttaaataggacatttctcacatttttaATATCAACCTCTTGGATAAGGATGAGGAGTTTTGTATTTTACTGGTAGATTAGCACTTGAGCTACACTGTCCATCATTTTCCCTAACCCATGTGGATGAACATATTTCTTCGTCTTTCCTGCAGGCATTGACCAAGGCCAGATGACGTACGACGGGCAGCACTGGCACGCCACCGAGGGCTGCTTCTGCTGCGCCCGCTGTAAGCGCTCTCTGCTGGGCCGCCCCTTCCTGCCCAAGCAGGGCCAAATCTTCTGCTCACGATCCTGCAGCCTGGGGGAGGAGCCAAATGGCTCAGACTCCTCTGACTCTGCCTTCCAAAGCGCTCGCTCCACCAGAGAGTCCAGACGCAGTTCCAAGGCGGgaaagagtggaggaggagggcaggctGGAAGATTTTCAGGAGAGGTGGACCCACTGTCCATACAAATGGATCTTCTGAGCCTGTCCAGCCAGACACCCAGTCTGACTCGTGAGCCGCCTGCCTGGCAGAGCCAGGACCAAGGAGGTGACTGCTATGCTTATGAGTCCCAATCTGACCCCGCTGCCAACCCCAcgcctctccagctcctcagCCAATGCAACGTCAGGACTGCCTATAACCCTGCCTCATCTGGACAGAACGGTCAACCACAGGATCACAGGATCAAGGAGAACGGAGGTTTGAAGAGGCCGCCCATCTCGGCCGTGAAGGGTCACTCGCTGAATGAGACCTGGTTCCACCAGCCAGGTCCAGAGGACTACTATCCGGCCAAGCTGAGGACCCAAAAGAGCTTCACCGAGGTGTCCCACAGCTCTCAGCACCACAACGGCTTCTCCCCTGACAAGCGCTCAGTCAGCCTGCATGGGTTTCagagggacagggacagagaggtGGGGGTGCCACCACCGGCCCAGGTGGGGAGAAGCCGGAACCCCATCAACGCACTTAACTTCACCGAGCAACTCACCCCTCTGGAGCAGACCCCAAGAGGATCCATGGAGTCTCTGGCCCTTTCCAATGCTACAGGTTGGTATGGCATTAGTCATTAGATCTCTGCTTGGCTTAGTTGTCTGCTTGGCATTATGTTAGAATGAGATGTCGTATTtggagatgtttgtttttactattcCCAATATAACAAATATTGCAGTTAGTGTATAACTTATGCTGATGATCATGGTCTTCTCGTACTCTCCCTTGAACAAAAGGCAAAGCTGACTCTGAACTCgactctttttcattttcaggcaCCTCAGCAGACGGAGGAGGAAAGCGCCAGGAGCACCTTTCTCGTTTCTCCATGCCTGACCTGAGCAAAGACTCTGGAATGAACGTGTCAGAGAAAAGCAACATGGGCACCCTGAACTCCTCCGTGCAGTTCCGTAGCTCAGAGTCGCTTCGCAGCCTCACCGCCGGTCAGCCCTACATGGAAATGGATCCCCCCATGTCCTCCCAGTACCCAGTGCAGTACTGCGACCCCCCTGGCATGGGCGTGGGCATGGGCATGACTCACGTGCCGCCTGGCTTCACCTACCAGGAGGAGGATAGGGTCAGCTTGGTGAGCAGTGCCAACGCTGCGCGCCTGCCACCCATCAGTGAACGCAGGGTTGGTGGTGGagtaggtggaggaggaggaggcgtcAGGGGAGCAAATGTCCGAATAGAAGCGCCGGAGGAAACCCCCCAGAGGCGCCGGCACCACCACCACCGGTCCCGGAGATCCCGGCGTTCCCGCTCAGAAAACGCACTCCACTTGGCGGCGGAGCGGCGCGAGAGACCTCAAGAAAGGCCACAGCTGCGTGTCCGCGAGGATTACGACCGCTTCCCGCCGCCGAGGAGCGCTAGGGACCAGtttggaggagggggaggaagataCCAGCCCCAGCCGTTCAGGCAGTGCCCCAGGACCACCTCGGACCTGACGCTCCAGAACCCCGGGGCCCACCGCCGCACAGGCCTGAGCCAGTACTCCTGGGATGATTATGAAGATGACGACTGGTGCTCCACCTGTTCTTCATCTTCCGAATCAGAGGACGAAGGTTACTTCCTGGGCGAGCCAATCCCCAGACCCATCCAGCTGCGCTACCTCAGCAACCAGGAGCTCATCCATAAGTACAACAACACGGGGGTGGGAGGACCCAACCGCAGCGGGCAGCTGCACACCCGCAAACGCCGAAAAAGCAAGAACTGCATTATCTCCTAACACCCTGTTCTCTGGCAAAGGAAAATGACCCTTTGTCCAGCCTGTGTACACTAACATCCTCcatctgaaacaaaaacaaaacacccagTCCACTTCTTCAGTGTTGTTGAGTGTTGAATATCATGTGGTTGACAGTCCGTGGTAAATTACAGTTGGTAAACAGTGAAAAAGCACCagtgtttgcatgtttattcattttaatgtttCAGAAATTCTCTTGAGTATTAAGGCTAACAGTTACATGCGCAATTCTATAGTCAAGCCACAATGTTTATCAAAGCTGATGTGCAATTGTTATCATAACATCATTTCCATGCAGCAAACAGTGTGTAAGATCCAGTCAGTCTAGTACGGTCCAGCTTTTTCATGCAATGTGATTTAGATATAGGATATACTGTACTATTGTATTCAGTTCATAGTATGTACATAggtaaatgaattaataattcGCTTAAGTTAAGGAAGTCAATGTAAATACGGTTGTAAATGAGGCctcacatatttttatattttgtatggATAGAATCATTTATGTATTGAATATCTATAATGTAGAgatagaaaatgacaaaaacaacgCATGCATGTTTTATTTGGCTGACCTGGTCCTGCATTTGGAATAAAGGAGTATTTCAGAGAgagctttgattgacagctggcgTTTCTCCCTAGagaatgatgtgtgtgtgtgtgtgtgtgtgtgtgtgtgtgtgtgtgtgtgtgtgtgtgtgtgtgtgtgtgtgtgtgtgtgtgtgtgtctggtgtgcacacgtgtgtgtgtaacagtgatGATTTCTTGCCAACCAGTCACCTTCTCCATCTGTTTAATGCATAAATGAATGACAATATGGTGTAGAGGTTGATCAGAGTCACCCTCCACTGGCTTGCTAATATATATACTTGGGTGCTAATGGGTGCAGTCATATTCACACTCAGACTGTCACTGGGCCTCTGCTCCAATGCTCCACTGTGTGTGCAAACAGATGCCACTGAGGCCCTGGCTTAGTGTATCAGCCCATATAAATTGGGAActgctgactacagtctggggATTTACATATTAAAACTTAGTGGTTGTGTCTTGCTTTGTGATTGACTCGAGCATTGCGTTCTGTCCCCATTTCATTACTTGAAAGAAACTACTCAACATCCATACACACGTTAGCCTCTCCTGTTTAAGTTGGTAAATATTGGTAGATATAACAGGTTGAGTTTGTATTTTGAAGCGTTAAGGAGTGTCGTACTGTAAATTGGATTGCCTCTGACGTCCATGTGGTCAGGGGATTACTGCCGCCAGCCCCcataatccacacacacacacacacacatacacacacgtttgGAACACAGGTATGTTAACCTCAGTCTCTTGATTAGAGGCGATGAAGCACTAATGCTGTTGACATGATTGGCACATTAGTGGGTTTACTTCACCTAGCCTCAACTCCAAGCCATGTGTTCCACTTTTCGTGTTTACTCTGGGATACTCGGATAACTCCCAGACGGGGGGAAAGAGTCCTCATTTAGTCAGCCATGTTATGACAAAAACAGCTGCATAAACATGTGAGATGCATTATGTCAGTCTGCTGATGGCCTG
This DNA window, taken from Centroberyx gerrardi isolate f3 chromosome 5, fCenGer3.hap1.cur.20231027, whole genome shotgun sequence, encodes the following:
- the prickle2b gene encoding prickle-like protein 2b, encoding MPVEMEKTVTKLMYDFQRNSTSDDDSGCALEEYAWVPPGLKPEQVHQYYSSLPEDKVPYVNSPGEKYRIKQLLHQLPPHDNEVRYCNSLDDEEKRELKLFSNQRKRENLGRGNVRPFPVTMTGAICEQCGGQINGGDIAVFASRAGHAVCWHPGCFVCSMCDELLVDLIYFHQEGKIYCGRHHAERLKPRCTACDEIIFADECTEAEGRHWHMKHFCCFECETVLGGQRYIMKEGRPYCCSCFESLYAEYCDSCGEHIGIDQGQMTYDGQHWHATEGCFCCARCKRSLLGRPFLPKQGQIFCSRSCSLGEEPNGSDSSDSAFQSARSTRESRRSSKAGKSGGGGQAGRFSGEVDPLSIQMDLLSLSSQTPSLTREPPAWQSQDQGGDCYAYESQSDPAANPTPLQLLSQCNVRTAYNPASSGQNGQPQDHRIKENGGLKRPPISAVKGHSLNETWFHQPGPEDYYPAKLRTQKSFTEVSHSSQHHNGFSPDKRSVSLHGFQRDRDREVGVPPPAQVGRSRNPINALNFTEQLTPLEQTPRGSMESLALSNATGTSADGGGKRQEHLSRFSMPDLSKDSGMNVSEKSNMGTLNSSVQFRSSESLRSLTAGQPYMEMDPPMSSQYPVQYCDPPGMGVGMGMTHVPPGFTYQEEDRVSLVSSANAARLPPISERRVGGGVGGGGGGVRGANVRIEAPEETPQRRRHHHHRSRRSRRSRSENALHLAAERRERPQERPQLRVREDYDRFPPPRSARDQFGGGGGRYQPQPFRQCPRTTSDLTLQNPGAHRRTGLSQYSWDDYEDDDWCSTCSSSSESEDEGYFLGEPIPRPIQLRYLSNQELIHKYNNTGVGGPNRSGQLHTRKRRKSKNCIIS